In one Diprion similis isolate iyDipSimi1 chromosome 6, iyDipSimi1.1, whole genome shotgun sequence genomic region, the following are encoded:
- the LOC124406610 gene encoding protein cappuccino-like isoform X1: MSLLSSDVNDVGNGGDKSECANAGRGAESRPQRPKLREIARFWINSLRAAIYAGDAGVARVVGIAAGTPEMGNLQSDAKRKKKNRSNDDTSSRAADPTSKLSQSLDELDQSEHKVAFEKVQTSARRQKVPKASPENPGFQDGRRDEKEEEEAKDIVHPDAGAPPESGPVPPPQPLESSRPPDPWDRSGPEGPPPTSLSVGSEGPPLLVTDSWHRANKSLVTPDVPTPPSQESSSSDSVFTDPGGMVADSGSLPPVRDEHPLPAEDREDRTRTRFTVARHKKIDLPPASQRVNGSTLNAATPTSETSPRRHSANESLPTESNVLRRVASLTLDRATVEGRSNNRPRFVPEKLDFRLYEKFEGQHLMNWLVAGLPDHLRHQLTEGDQKKLGSTVCAHLVAAGVLKPLSDRVASKDVNFTPDLMYEWSHQESPLPVITSPGKLRRESWSPENMRRLEEELSALRSEVTRLRGLINSYEKLAMGQATQTSPEKLSPTKSFVESGRFTASPIDGSLESSEKSFSQRFEDSRYDGMPGALTLSPISENETSLDQWTSEDHHPQGFSSPKESGTAAPEAKPMVENGKNPELSILARRFTDMKIQDETSIENTNLDFSLAKISADMTKLTEEINNLEMANDSRQSTDALILKDPVNDAIKEPTIVETVNDMVTGPPLSPANKTSDNLLSEVPEPTSHSVAPKLKTIESPVDDQIPQNPVTQPQPPPPIPDMPEPPPPADQPIVSPPPPPPPPPPPIFDGEQLATSEMAAGPPPPPPPPPLPMLEMGAGPVPPPMPEMTVPPPPPMPGVLAPPPPPMPGMMGPPPPPMPGMLGPPPPPMPGMVGPPPPPMPGMAGPPPPPPPPGMGGPPPPPPPGGMIPPPPPLGGSSPKPFPVPPAGGWNPPGRATLRKEPLNPAVPMKPLYWTRILVPVTMTQKQDVSPDSPTQIPLWAQIEEEKSLDMTEFSDLFSRQVIDRKPTKKKDEADKPSKIQPAKILDSKRSKMVGILEKSLHVDFSEVENAVYTLDTAVVNLEALKQIYEVRPSPKELEDITAHEEAHPEIPLDRPEKFLKQLSSIPHFAERIACLMFQSEFQDAISSLSSKLTNLRSICEYLRNSNSLKKVMALILTLGNYMNGGNRMRGQADGFGLEILGKLKDVKSKAPGVTLLHYVVRARLAQEECQNLDEPLPLPVPEPADVEAAATINFEDLTKELDKLGKELEACNVKYKMVADSNPENVGPFKEKMELFLGKAVIDLANEKEGLQEARLKFKVVMQFYQYVPKGATLDTADPHDFFVLWLSFCKDFKDIWKKEQQRLAKERRERARKKYEEKRQVEKVKKGNTGLKARIQKLAKKQ, encoded by the exons ATGTCTCTGTTATCGAGCGACGTGAACGACGTCGGTAACGGCGGGGATAAATCGGAGTGCGCAAACGCCGGTCGTGGAGCCGAGTCGCGCCCTCAGAGACCGAAGCTGAGAGAAATAGCACGATTCTGGATAAACTCGTTGAGAGCGGCAATCTATGCCGGGGATGCCGGAGTCGCCAGGGTAGTTGGCATCGCCGCCGGGACGCCCGAAATGGGCAATCTACAAAGCGATGCCAaacggaagaagaagaaccgaTCCAACGACGACACCAGCAGTCGAGCCGCAGATCCCACCTCCAAGCTCTCGCAGAGTCTGGATGAGCTGGACCAGTCCGAGCACAAGGTCGCATTCGAGAAGGTCCAGACCTCGGCCAGAAGGCAGAAGGTACCGAAA GCCTCACCAGAAAATCCCGGATTTCAAGACGGCCGGCGTGacgagaaagaggaagaagaggcAAAGGACATCGTCCACCCCGATGCCGGGGCTCCGCCGGAATCCGGTCCTGTCCCCCCACCTCAGCCTCTCGAATCCTCGCGTCCCCCGGACCCCTGGGACCGCTCGGGGCCCGAGGGACCCCCACCCACGTCCCTCAGCGTCGGCTCGGAGGGGCCTCCTCTGCTGGTCACGGACTCGTGGCATCGCGCGAACAAGAGCCTGGTTACCCCTGATGTGCCCACGCCGCCGAGCCAGGAGTCATCGTCCAGCGACAGCGTTTTCACCGATCCCGGCGGCATGGTCGCAGATTCGGGATCCCTGCCTCCCGTCAGGGACGAGCATCCCCTACCTGCCGAGGACAGGGAAGACCGGACGAGAACCCGATTCACCGTCGCCAGGCACAAGAAAATCGACCTCCCGCCTGCCTCGCAGCGAGTCAACG GATCGACGCTCAACGCCGCGACACCAACATCCGAAACTTCACCCCGACGTCACAGTGCTAATGAATCACTCCCAACTGAGAGTAACGTTCTGCGACGAGTGGCCAGCCTCACCCTGGACCGAGCCACCGTCGAAGGACGTTCCAACAACAGGCCCAGATTCGTTCCAGAGAAGCTTGACTTCCGGTtgtacgaaaaatttgaag GACAACACCTGATGAACTGGCTCGTCGCCGGGCTACCGGATCACCTGAGACACCAGCTGACGGAAGGTGATCAGAAGAAACTCGGTTCCACGGTCTGTGCCCACCTGGTTGCCGCCGGAGTTCTTAAACCACTATCAGACAGGGTTGCGTCAAAGGACGTTAACTTCACG CCAGACCTGATGTACGAGTGGTCACACCAGGAATCTCCGCTGCCGGTGATAACAAGCCCGGGTAAGTTGCGACGTGAAAGCTGGTCGCCAGAAAACATGCGTCGTCTTGAGGAAGAACTCAGCGCACTACGGAGCGAGGTGACGCGATTACGAGGGCTGATAAACAGCTACGAGAAATTGGCGATGGGTCAAGCAACCCAGACATCACCGGAGAAACTATCGCCGACGAAGAGCTTTGTGGAAAGTGGTAGATTCACAGCCAGTCCGATTGACGGCTCGCTGGAATCCTCGGAAAAGTCCTTTTCTCAGAGGTTCGAGGACTCCAGATATGACGGAATGCCAGGAGCTTTGACATTGTCGCCCATTTCTGAGAACGAGACGTCGCTTGATCAGTGGACGAGCGAAGACCATCATCCCCAAGGATTTTCGTCGCCGAAGGAAAGCGGCACTGCCGCACCTGAGGCGAAGCCGATGGTGGAGAACGGGAAGAATCCGGAACTTTCTATCCTTGCGAGAAGATTTACCGATATGAAAATACAGGACGAAACCAGCATCGAAAATACGAATCTCGACTTTTCTCTGGCCAAGATTAGCGCGGATATGACTAAGCTTACGGAGGAAATAAACAATTTGGAGATGGCCAACGATTCTAGGCAGTCCACAGATGCTTTGATTCTCAAGGATCCTGTCAATGATGCTATCAAAGAACCCACGATCGTGGAGACCGTCAATGACATGGTCACTGGCCCACCACTATCTCCCGCTAATAAAACATCCGACAACCTGCTTTCTGAAGTCCCAGAACCTACATCTCATTCAGTGGCGCCTAAATTGAAGACCATCGAAAGCCCGGTGGACGATCAGATACCTCAAAATCCAGTGACTCAACCTCAACCTCCACCTCCTATACCTGATATGCCTGAACCTCCACCGCCGGCTGATCAACCGATAGTTtcaccacctccacctccacctccgccTCCACCTCCAATATTCGATGGAGAACAATTGGCAACATCGGAAATGGCTGCtggtcctcctcctccaccgccgccgccgcctctTCCAATGCTAGAAATGGGGGCGGGGCCAGTACCACCTCCGATGCCTGAGATGACAGTTCCTCCTCCACCCCCGATGCCGGGAGTGCTGGCTCCTCCACCACCCCCGATGCCAGGAATGATGggaccaccaccacctccgaTGCCGGGAATGTTGggtcctccacctcctccgaTGCCTGGAATGGTGggaccaccaccacctccgaTGCCGGGAATGGCAGGTCCGcctccaccacctccacctcccGGTATGGGtggaccaccaccaccaccacctccagGAGGAATGATACCACCACCTCCACCGCTAGGAGGAAGTAGCCCAAAGCCATTTCCTGTACCTCCCGCTGGTGGATGGAATCCTCCAGGAAGAGCGA CTTTACGGAAAGAGCCATTGAATCCAGCGGTGCCAATGAAACCCTTGTATTGGACGAGAATACTAGTACCCGTAACGATGACGCAGAAGCAGGATGTTAGTCCAGATTCTCCTACGCAG ATTCCGCTGTGGGCacaaatagaagaagaaaaatcattgGACATGACAGAGTTTTCAGACTTATTTTCACGCCAAGTAATTGACCGTAAGccgacaaagaaaaaagacgagGCGGATAAACCGTCGAAAATTCAACCTGCCAAAATATTAGACAGTAAAAGATCCAAAATGGTTGGAATATTGGAGAAAAGTTTGCATGTTGATTTCTCCGAAGTAGAGAATGCTGTGTACACCCTCGACACGGCCGTTGTGAACTTGGAggctttgaaacaaatttacgAAGTT AGACCGTCGCCTAAAGAGCTCGAAGACATAACTGCTCACGAAGAAGCCCATCCTGAAATACCACTTGACAGGCCTGAAAAGTTTCTCAAACAACTATCATCCATACCACATTTTGCTGAGAGAATAGCCTGCCTGATGTTCCAGTCAGAGTTCCAGGACGCGATATCGAGTCTCTCTTCGAAACTAACGAACCTTAGGTCAATTTGCGAATACCTCCGGAATTCAAActcgttgaaaaaagtaatggCGCTGATATTGACGTTAGGGAATTACATGAACGGTGGTAACCGGATGCGTGGACAGGCCGACGGATTCGGCCTCGAGATTTTGGGAAAACTAAAAGACGTCAAGTCGAAGGCACCCGGCGTGACCTTGCTCCACTACGTGGTGAGGGCCAGGTTGGCACAGGAAGAATGTCAGAACCTCGATGAACCTTTGCCGCTGCCAGTTCCGGAACCAGCCGACGTGGAAGCAGCCGCTACCATCAATTTCGAGGACTTGACTAAGGAGTTGGACAAACTTGGAAAGGAATTGGAAG CTTGCAACGTTAAGTACAAAATGGTTGCTGATTCGAATCCCGAAAACGTGGGACCCTTCAAGGAGAAGATGGAGCTGTTCCTTGGCAAAGCTGTAATCGACCTTGCCAATGAAAAGGAAGGCTTGCAGGAGGCTAGACTTAAATTCAAAGTTGTTATGCAGTTTTATCAGTACGTGCCCAAGGGTGCGACACTAGATACGGCTGATCCCCATGATTTCTTCGTACTGTGGCTGAGTTTTTGTAAAGACTTCAAG GATATATGGAAAAAGGAGCAGCAACGATTAGCTAAGGAGCGTCGTGAACgggcgagaaaaaaatacgaggaAAAACGACAAGTGGAGAAGGTGAAGAAGGGCAACACGGGATTGAAAGCTAGAATTCAAAAACTCGCGAAAAAACAGTAG
- the LOC124406610 gene encoding formin-2-like isoform X2 has translation MKVKGLPNKMCVMPVETTMLTPLLQDRVRVSRRQMLMHPGFLDHWNLGIFRTKTRAEDLDFARKNGEIIEQNELREKSDVILQEVHLEFKLLKNIEDIGARNITKVLTTITMADDTFARGFKSREGQHLMNWLVAGLPDHLRHQLTEGDQKKLGSTVCAHLVAAGVLKPLSDRVASKDVNFTPDLMYEWSHQESPLPVITSPGKLRRESWSPENMRRLEEELSALRSEVTRLRGLINSYEKLAMGQATQTSPEKLSPTKSFVESGRFTASPIDGSLESSEKSFSQRFEDSRYDGMPGALTLSPISENETSLDQWTSEDHHPQGFSSPKESGTAAPEAKPMVENGKNPELSILARRFTDMKIQDETSIENTNLDFSLAKISADMTKLTEEINNLEMANDSRQSTDALILKDPVNDAIKEPTIVETVNDMVTGPPLSPANKTSDNLLSEVPEPTSHSVAPKLKTIESPVDDQIPQNPVTQPQPPPPIPDMPEPPPPADQPIVSPPPPPPPPPPPIFDGEQLATSEMAAGPPPPPPPPPLPMLEMGAGPVPPPMPEMTVPPPPPMPGVLAPPPPPMPGMMGPPPPPMPGMLGPPPPPMPGMVGPPPPPMPGMAGPPPPPPPPGMGGPPPPPPPGGMIPPPPPLGGSSPKPFPVPPAGGWNPPGRATLRKEPLNPAVPMKPLYWTRILVPVTMTQKQDVSPDSPTQIPLWAQIEEEKSLDMTEFSDLFSRQVIDRKPTKKKDEADKPSKIQPAKILDSKRSKMVGILEKSLHVDFSEVENAVYTLDTAVVNLEALKQIYEVRPSPKELEDITAHEEAHPEIPLDRPEKFLKQLSSIPHFAERIACLMFQSEFQDAISSLSSKLTNLRSICEYLRNSNSLKKVMALILTLGNYMNGGNRMRGQADGFGLEILGKLKDVKSKAPGVTLLHYVVRARLAQEECQNLDEPLPLPVPEPADVEAAATINFEDLTKELDKLGKELEACNVKYKMVADSNPENVGPFKEKMELFLGKAVIDLANEKEGLQEARLKFKVVMQFYQYVPKGATLDTADPHDFFVLWLSFCKDFKDIWKKEQQRLAKERRERARKKYEEKRQVEKVKKGNTGLKARIQKLAKKQ, from the exons ATGAAGGTGAAAGGGCTTCCGAATAAGATGTGCGTGATGCCGGTTGAAACGACTATGCTGACGCCCCTTCTACAGGACCGCGTCCGCGTTAGTCGTAGACAGATGCTGATGCATCCTGGTTTCTTGGATCATTGGAACCTAGGAATCTTTAGGACAAAAACACGAGCTGAAGACCTAGACTTTGCTAGGAAGAATGGGGAGATAATAGAGCAAAATGAATTACGAGAAAAGTCGGACGTCATCCTCCAGGAAGTTCACCTGGAATTCAAActcttaaaaaatattgaggaCATCGGTGCAAGGAACATCACCAAGGTTCTCACCACGATAACTATGGCCGATGACACTTTCGCTCGTGGTTTTAAAAGCAGAGAAG GACAACACCTGATGAACTGGCTCGTCGCCGGGCTACCGGATCACCTGAGACACCAGCTGACGGAAGGTGATCAGAAGAAACTCGGTTCCACGGTCTGTGCCCACCTGGTTGCCGCCGGAGTTCTTAAACCACTATCAGACAGGGTTGCGTCAAAGGACGTTAACTTCACG CCAGACCTGATGTACGAGTGGTCACACCAGGAATCTCCGCTGCCGGTGATAACAAGCCCGGGTAAGTTGCGACGTGAAAGCTGGTCGCCAGAAAACATGCGTCGTCTTGAGGAAGAACTCAGCGCACTACGGAGCGAGGTGACGCGATTACGAGGGCTGATAAACAGCTACGAGAAATTGGCGATGGGTCAAGCAACCCAGACATCACCGGAGAAACTATCGCCGACGAAGAGCTTTGTGGAAAGTGGTAGATTCACAGCCAGTCCGATTGACGGCTCGCTGGAATCCTCGGAAAAGTCCTTTTCTCAGAGGTTCGAGGACTCCAGATATGACGGAATGCCAGGAGCTTTGACATTGTCGCCCATTTCTGAGAACGAGACGTCGCTTGATCAGTGGACGAGCGAAGACCATCATCCCCAAGGATTTTCGTCGCCGAAGGAAAGCGGCACTGCCGCACCTGAGGCGAAGCCGATGGTGGAGAACGGGAAGAATCCGGAACTTTCTATCCTTGCGAGAAGATTTACCGATATGAAAATACAGGACGAAACCAGCATCGAAAATACGAATCTCGACTTTTCTCTGGCCAAGATTAGCGCGGATATGACTAAGCTTACGGAGGAAATAAACAATTTGGAGATGGCCAACGATTCTAGGCAGTCCACAGATGCTTTGATTCTCAAGGATCCTGTCAATGATGCTATCAAAGAACCCACGATCGTGGAGACCGTCAATGACATGGTCACTGGCCCACCACTATCTCCCGCTAATAAAACATCCGACAACCTGCTTTCTGAAGTCCCAGAACCTACATCTCATTCAGTGGCGCCTAAATTGAAGACCATCGAAAGCCCGGTGGACGATCAGATACCTCAAAATCCAGTGACTCAACCTCAACCTCCACCTCCTATACCTGATATGCCTGAACCTCCACCGCCGGCTGATCAACCGATAGTTtcaccacctccacctccacctccgccTCCACCTCCAATATTCGATGGAGAACAATTGGCAACATCGGAAATGGCTGCtggtcctcctcctccaccgccgccgccgcctctTCCAATGCTAGAAATGGGGGCGGGGCCAGTACCACCTCCGATGCCTGAGATGACAGTTCCTCCTCCACCCCCGATGCCGGGAGTGCTGGCTCCTCCACCACCCCCGATGCCAGGAATGATGggaccaccaccacctccgaTGCCGGGAATGTTGggtcctccacctcctccgaTGCCTGGAATGGTGggaccaccaccacctccgaTGCCGGGAATGGCAGGTCCGcctccaccacctccacctcccGGTATGGGtggaccaccaccaccaccacctccagGAGGAATGATACCACCACCTCCACCGCTAGGAGGAAGTAGCCCAAAGCCATTTCCTGTACCTCCCGCTGGTGGATGGAATCCTCCAGGAAGAGCGA CTTTACGGAAAGAGCCATTGAATCCAGCGGTGCCAATGAAACCCTTGTATTGGACGAGAATACTAGTACCCGTAACGATGACGCAGAAGCAGGATGTTAGTCCAGATTCTCCTACGCAG ATTCCGCTGTGGGCacaaatagaagaagaaaaatcattgGACATGACAGAGTTTTCAGACTTATTTTCACGCCAAGTAATTGACCGTAAGccgacaaagaaaaaagacgagGCGGATAAACCGTCGAAAATTCAACCTGCCAAAATATTAGACAGTAAAAGATCCAAAATGGTTGGAATATTGGAGAAAAGTTTGCATGTTGATTTCTCCGAAGTAGAGAATGCTGTGTACACCCTCGACACGGCCGTTGTGAACTTGGAggctttgaaacaaatttacgAAGTT AGACCGTCGCCTAAAGAGCTCGAAGACATAACTGCTCACGAAGAAGCCCATCCTGAAATACCACTTGACAGGCCTGAAAAGTTTCTCAAACAACTATCATCCATACCACATTTTGCTGAGAGAATAGCCTGCCTGATGTTCCAGTCAGAGTTCCAGGACGCGATATCGAGTCTCTCTTCGAAACTAACGAACCTTAGGTCAATTTGCGAATACCTCCGGAATTCAAActcgttgaaaaaagtaatggCGCTGATATTGACGTTAGGGAATTACATGAACGGTGGTAACCGGATGCGTGGACAGGCCGACGGATTCGGCCTCGAGATTTTGGGAAAACTAAAAGACGTCAAGTCGAAGGCACCCGGCGTGACCTTGCTCCACTACGTGGTGAGGGCCAGGTTGGCACAGGAAGAATGTCAGAACCTCGATGAACCTTTGCCGCTGCCAGTTCCGGAACCAGCCGACGTGGAAGCAGCCGCTACCATCAATTTCGAGGACTTGACTAAGGAGTTGGACAAACTTGGAAAGGAATTGGAAG CTTGCAACGTTAAGTACAAAATGGTTGCTGATTCGAATCCCGAAAACGTGGGACCCTTCAAGGAGAAGATGGAGCTGTTCCTTGGCAAAGCTGTAATCGACCTTGCCAATGAAAAGGAAGGCTTGCAGGAGGCTAGACTTAAATTCAAAGTTGTTATGCAGTTTTATCAGTACGTGCCCAAGGGTGCGACACTAGATACGGCTGATCCCCATGATTTCTTCGTACTGTGGCTGAGTTTTTGTAAAGACTTCAAG GATATATGGAAAAAGGAGCAGCAACGATTAGCTAAGGAGCGTCGTGAACgggcgagaaaaaaatacgaggaAAAACGACAAGTGGAGAAGGTGAAGAAGGGCAACACGGGATTGAAAGCTAGAATTCAAAAACTCGCGAAAAAACAGTAG